A genome region from Thermoanaerobacterium xylanolyticum LX-11 includes the following:
- a CDS encoding universal stress protein, whose translation MFKKILLAYDGSEYANKAYEFVLELAQINNSEAYLISVANIPEFVNSKDEVDEALNSAKLYYGKILGNARKLANEKGIKVFTEVITGHPVDSVIRFAEKHGCDLIVVGEKGNSGVKRYIIGNVAENIARHAKCSVLIVK comes from the coding sequence ATGTTTAAAAAAATTTTACTTGCGTATGATGGGTCGGAATATGCAAATAAAGCATATGAATTTGTTTTAGAATTAGCGCAAATAAATAATAGTGAAGCATATTTGATATCGGTTGCTAATATTCCGGAATTTGTAAATTCAAAAGACGAAGTAGATGAGGCTTTAAATTCAGCAAAATTATATTATGGGAAGATACTTGGAAATGCAAGGAAATTGGCTAATGAAAAAGGGATAAAAGTATTTACAGAAGTGATAACAGGTCATCCTGTGGATTCAGTAATCCGCTTTGCAGAAAAACATGGATGTGACTTGATAGTTGTGGGTGAAAAAGGTAATAGCGGTGTAAAAAGGTATATTATTGGAAACGTTGCAGAAAACATAGCAAGGCATGCAAAATGTTCTGTTCTTATTGTAAAATAA
- a CDS encoding dynamin family protein — MRKKLDEIFEKVESISKDISVEAIEDAISDIKDKFSSNVFYLVVLGQFKRGKSTFTNYILGIDMLPTGVVPLTSVITKVQYSIEVWAKVLYEDGRIDNIDVKELDLYCTEKNNPKNIKKVKEIHIGYPFEFVSNDVVIIDTPGIGSVYKHNTDVAYGYINKADAVIFLLSVDPPISELEKEFLSQISENVNKIFFVLNKIDYVSEIELDEIIKFNENIIKEITKHDNIIIYPISAKLALEGKISKDNEAIEKSRAKKLEVDLQNFLMTEKEKVLLESYAKNIDRIISMCQTFIESSIKLKQIPLEHLESNIKAFENFIRKVEKNKNEIYLLFQGDMKNILQNFDEKVEEYKQYLSLRVSERTKEHYNSILKLSRIDQKRELEEYVEKTIVEEFEIIKMEIERDIEKQYNVALSNYFSRINEVIDEIKSVANELFGIDLEYFKCRDGITSESKFTYKIGYDVDALEIDPVIFTYFLPKKIAGKIILNGIVSRIHVDIDRNLGRIRYDLLRRIEESFSEFEKDMNSKLQSMFETVKKLLAKTKTNYELDKDSFQKEKDLYLNMLKNIYELKSKLNDIIAKN, encoded by the coding sequence ATGAGGAAAAAATTAGATGAAATATTTGAAAAAGTAGAAAGTATATCAAAAGATATAAGTGTTGAAGCAATAGAAGATGCTATATCAGATATTAAAGATAAATTTAGCAGTAATGTCTTTTATCTTGTAGTGTTAGGACAATTTAAAAGAGGAAAATCGACATTCACCAATTATATATTGGGAATTGATATGCTTCCTACAGGAGTCGTTCCCTTAACATCTGTTATAACAAAAGTTCAATATAGTATTGAAGTATGGGCAAAAGTACTGTACGAAGATGGTAGGATTGATAATATTGATGTAAAAGAATTGGATTTATACTGCACAGAGAAGAACAATCCTAAAAACATAAAAAAAGTCAAAGAGATACATATAGGATATCCTTTTGAGTTTGTAAGCAATGATGTAGTAATTATAGACACACCTGGTATTGGATCGGTATACAAGCATAATACAGATGTCGCATATGGTTATATAAATAAAGCTGATGCTGTGATTTTTTTACTTTCGGTGGATCCTCCTATAAGTGAATTGGAAAAAGAGTTTTTGTCTCAAATATCAGAGAATGTCAACAAGATATTTTTTGTTTTAAACAAAATTGACTATGTAAGTGAAATAGAATTAGATGAGATAATTAAATTTAATGAAAATATTATAAAAGAAATTACGAAGCATGATAATATTATTATATATCCAATTTCTGCTAAATTGGCGTTAGAAGGCAAAATTTCGAAAGATAATGAAGCAATTGAAAAGAGTAGAGCAAAAAAGCTTGAAGTTGACTTACAAAATTTTCTAATGACAGAAAAAGAAAAAGTATTGCTTGAAAGTTATGCTAAAAATATTGATCGGATCATTTCAATGTGCCAAACTTTTATTGAAAGCAGCATAAAATTAAAACAAATTCCTTTAGAACATTTAGAATCTAATATAAAAGCCTTTGAAAACTTTATTAGAAAAGTTGAGAAAAATAAAAATGAAATATATTTATTATTTCAAGGCGACATGAAAAATATTTTACAAAATTTTGATGAGAAAGTCGAGGAATATAAACAATATTTAAGCTTGAGAGTTTCAGAAAGAACAAAAGAACATTATAACAGCATTTTAAAATTAAGTAGAATTGATCAGAAACGAGAACTTGAGGAATATGTTGAAAAAACAATAGTAGAAGAATTTGAAATAATAAAAATGGAAATTGAAAGGGATATTGAGAAACAGTATAATGTGGCATTATCAAATTATTTTTCAAGGATTAATGAAGTCATTGATGAAATAAAATCTGTGGCAAATGAGTTGTTTGGTATAGATTTAGAATATTTTAAGTGCAGAGATGGAATTACATCAGAAAGTAAATTTACGTACAAAATAGGATATGATGTAGATGCATTGGAAATCGATCCGGTAATTTTTACTTATTTCTTGCCCAAAAAAATTGCTGGCAAGATTATATTAAATGGTATTGTAAGCAGGATTCATGTAGATATTGATAGAAATTTAGGCCGTATAAGATATGATTTGTTAAGAAGAATTGAAGAAAGTTTTAGTGAATTTGAAAAGGATATGAATTCAAAATTGCAATCTATGTTTGAAACGGTTAAAAAACTTCTTGCTAAAACAAAAACTAATTATGAACTTGACAAAGATAGCTTTCAAAAAGAAAAAGATTTGTATCTAAATATGTTGAAAAATATTTACGAATTGAAAAGCAAATTAAATGATATAATTGCCAAAAATTAG
- the eno gene encoding phosphopyruvate hydratase, with protein MPRITSVKAREILDSRGNPTVEVDVILENGIIGRAAVPSGASTGTKEAVELRENDKKRYHGKGVKNVVDNVNNIIAKEITDMDVFEQRKIDHLLISLDGTKNKSKLGANAILGVSLAVAKAASNYLNIPLFKYIGGTNSYELPMPMMNILNGGKHADNTVDVQEFMIVPIGADSFSTALRMCSEVYQTLKNVLKSRGFSTSVGDEGGFAPNLSTNEDALKLLIEAIEKTDYRPGEDVAIAIDPAASEFYIDGKYVFEGEKVSRTSSELIDLYSEWINKYPIVSIEDGLAEDDWDGWALLTSQLGGKIQLVGDDIFVTNPEIFKEGIEKNIANSILIKLNQIGTLSETLDTIQMAQKANYTTVISHRSGETEDTTMADVAVAVNAGQIKSGAPCRTERIAKYNQLLRIEELLGDSAVFKGKDIFYNLRK; from the coding sequence ATGCCACGAATTACTTCAGTAAAAGCAAGGGAAATTTTAGATTCAAGAGGGAATCCTACAGTAGAAGTTGACGTTATATTGGAAAATGGTATTATAGGAAGGGCAGCCGTTCCTTCTGGAGCTTCTACAGGTACAAAAGAAGCCGTAGAATTAAGGGAAAATGACAAAAAGAGATATCATGGCAAAGGTGTTAAAAATGTAGTTGACAATGTCAACAACATTATTGCAAAAGAGATTACTGATATGGATGTATTTGAACAAAGAAAAATAGATCATTTGCTTATTTCATTAGATGGCACAAAAAACAAGTCAAAGCTTGGTGCGAATGCAATTTTAGGTGTATCGTTGGCAGTGGCTAAGGCAGCATCGAATTATTTAAATATACCGCTTTTTAAGTATATTGGAGGCACAAATTCGTACGAACTGCCGATGCCAATGATGAATATATTAAATGGAGGAAAACATGCAGACAATACTGTTGATGTCCAGGAGTTTATGATTGTTCCTATTGGTGCAGATAGTTTTTCGACTGCATTGAGAATGTGCTCAGAAGTTTATCAAACTTTAAAAAATGTTTTAAAAAGCAGGGGCTTTAGCACATCTGTAGGTGATGAAGGTGGGTTTGCTCCGAATCTTTCGACAAATGAAGATGCATTGAAACTTTTAATCGAGGCAATAGAAAAAACAGATTACAGACCAGGAGAAGATGTAGCTATAGCGATTGACCCTGCTGCGTCTGAGTTTTATATTGATGGAAAATATGTATTTGAAGGTGAAAAAGTAAGTCGTACATCAAGTGAGTTGATTGATCTCTATTCAGAATGGATTAATAAATATCCTATTGTGTCCATTGAAGATGGACTTGCAGAGGATGATTGGGATGGATGGGCATTGCTTACGTCTCAGCTTGGTGGCAAGATTCAATTAGTAGGTGATGATATTTTTGTTACAAATCCAGAGATATTTAAAGAGGGTATAGAGAAAAATATTGCCAATTCTATTTTAATTAAGTTGAATCAAATAGGCACTTTATCAGAGACATTGGATACAATACAAATGGCTCAGAAAGCTAACTATACTACTGTTATTTCCCACCGCTCAGGTGAAACAGAAGATACAACAATGGCAGATGTAGCAGTAGCAGTAAATGCTGGACAGATAAAAAGCGGTGCTCCATGTAGGACTGAAAGAATAGCTAAGTACAATCAGCTTTTAAGGATTGAAGAGTTATTGGGAGATAGCGCTGTATTTAAAGGAAAAGATATATTTTATAATTTAAGGAAATAA
- a CDS encoding MFS transporter: protein MMKIDDKDKKVAISVILLLGIVSAFGDITYEGARSVYGPYLKLLGANALIVGIVTGIGEFLASAIRIPVGYAIDKTSKPWLWTILGYGMLISVPLLAITGKWPIAALLIILERTGKAIRSPGKDTILSHVSKKIGTGLGFGLHELLDQIGGIIGPLIFTFVISFAGSYKTGFILMWIPAILTVIFVIYARSKVTNPAELEKNTKNASKNVDLLNKNFSRQYLYYMLFIFFAMLGFANYPIISYHFLSHKVLSQDAIPLLYALAMAVDGVSAVFIGKFYDKKGFLSLAVLPISTFLMTFMVFSNMPVLAIVSMLIWGFITSMQETTMRSVITDITYISERGKAFGVFSAVTGFSMFLGSTIFGYLYAHSINFIFLYSIIAEMIALFWYVLFVRSSR, encoded by the coding sequence ATGATGAAAATTGATGATAAAGATAAAAAAGTGGCAATTAGTGTTATACTTCTACTTGGTATAGTTAGTGCATTTGGAGATATAACTTATGAAGGTGCAAGAAGTGTGTATGGTCCATATTTGAAGTTGTTAGGTGCAAATGCACTAATCGTTGGCATTGTTACGGGTATTGGTGAATTTTTGGCGTCTGCTATTAGAATACCAGTAGGATATGCTATAGATAAGACATCAAAACCATGGCTTTGGACGATATTAGGATATGGAATGCTTATTTCTGTACCTCTTTTAGCTATTACAGGTAAATGGCCAATAGCAGCGCTGTTAATAATATTGGAGCGAACCGGAAAAGCAATAAGAAGTCCAGGAAAAGATACTATTTTATCACATGTAAGTAAAAAAATAGGAACTGGATTAGGTTTTGGATTACATGAGTTGCTTGATCAAATTGGTGGTATTATAGGACCTTTGATTTTTACTTTTGTTATATCTTTTGCTGGTAGTTATAAGACGGGCTTTATTTTGATGTGGATTCCAGCAATACTTACTGTTATATTTGTAATATACGCTCGAAGCAAAGTCACTAATCCTGCAGAATTGGAGAAAAATACAAAAAATGCATCTAAAAATGTAGATTTGTTGAATAAAAACTTTTCAAGGCAGTATTTATATTACATGCTTTTTATATTTTTTGCAATGCTCGGATTTGCTAATTATCCGATTATTTCATATCATTTTTTGAGTCATAAAGTGTTAAGCCAAGATGCTATTCCACTTTTGTACGCATTAGCAATGGCGGTAGATGGAGTAAGTGCAGTATTCATTGGAAAATTTTATGACAAGAAAGGTTTTTTGTCGTTAGCAGTGCTTCCAATATCGACCTTTTTGATGACTTTCATGGTCTTTTCAAATATGCCAGTTTTGGCTATCGTTTCAATGCTTATATGGGGATTTATTACAAGTATGCAAGAAACTACGATGAGGTCTGTAATTACCGATATTACGTATATTTCTGAGCGAGGCAAGGCGTTTGGTGTATTCAGTGCTGTTACAGGATTTTCTATGTTTTTAGGAAGTACTATTTTCGGATACTTATATGCTCATTCTATCAATTTTATATTTCTATATTCAATAATAGCCGAAATGATTGCGCTTTTTTGGTATGTGTTATTTGTTAGATCAAGCAGATAA
- a CDS encoding HEAT repeat domain-containing protein gives MRYICPNCFKIADIGDEKCQKCGYDFKNITNDDYSKKLITALNHPDYNVQYMAAKIIGELKIKEAKNTLIEYLKKDRKERDPYIEQAVVAALGEIGDKDVYNYIKENIDNFSVLSKNIALIALEKIKSRFN, from the coding sequence ATGAGGTATATATGTCCTAACTGCTTTAAAATAGCTGATATTGGCGATGAAAAATGTCAAAAATGTGGGTATGATTTTAAAAATATTACAAATGATGATTATAGCAAAAAACTTATTACGGCGTTAAATCATCCTGATTATAATGTACAGTATATGGCAGCAAAGATTATTGGTGAACTAAAAATTAAAGAAGCTAAAAATACTTTAATAGAGTATCTTAAGAAGGACAGAAAGGAAAGAGATCCCTACATTGAACAAGCTGTTGTAGCAGCATTAGGGGAAATAGGCGATAAAGATGTATATAATTATATTAAAGAAAATATAGATAATTTTTCAGTTTTATCAAAGAACATCGCCTTAATTGCTTTAGAAAAAATTAAATCAAGATTTAATTAG
- a CDS encoding MFS transporter has product MDNKERQNKSTVNNIKTLGWVAFFGGLSQDMIQPILPTFYTQILGLSKETVGLIEGSVTTIVSIMRIVSGIISDKLGKRKSIVFIGYLFSAIGRIFLSLTNGAAMTFGLRFTDGIGKGLKDAPRDALVAKSSEMKNMGYSFGFQRMLDTLGSFIGPLITTGLMVLLAKYIDETKYRIIFLVAGLIGFITILLIGLFVVERKGDNVSTPFKFDFTIFKGKFLLFFIVMLIFTLGNSSDAFLILRARNVGVSSAMIPIIIAMFNLFYALLSVPSGILSDKIGRVNVIKIGWLIYAVTYLGFALARVPWHIWILYAIYGIYYSTTEGVAKSLVAHLVDENNRGTAFGLYNASIGILALPASFIAGYLWDKVAPSAPFYFGAGCSILAVIFITIFRIEK; this is encoded by the coding sequence ATGGATAATAAAGAAAGACAAAATAAGAGTACAGTCAATAATATTAAGACATTAGGATGGGTGGCTTTTTTTGGTGGTTTAAGCCAGGATATGATACAACCTATTTTGCCAACGTTTTACACTCAGATATTAGGTTTAAGTAAAGAAACCGTAGGGTTAATTGAGGGAAGCGTAACAACGATTGTCAGTATTATGAGGATTGTTTCTGGCATAATATCTGACAAACTTGGAAAGAGAAAATCAATCGTCTTTATAGGATATTTATTTTCTGCAATAGGAAGAATTTTTCTATCATTGACTAATGGTGCAGCAATGACGTTTGGATTGCGTTTTACTGATGGCATTGGTAAAGGTTTAAAGGATGCTCCAAGAGATGCACTTGTTGCAAAGTCATCTGAAATGAAAAACATGGGCTATTCATTCGGATTTCAAAGAATGCTTGATACGTTAGGCTCATTTATTGGACCACTTATCACAACAGGGTTAATGGTTTTGCTTGCTAAATACATAGATGAGACGAAATACAGGATAATATTTTTAGTTGCAGGGCTTATTGGCTTTATTACAATATTGCTTATTGGATTATTCGTAGTCGAAAGAAAAGGAGATAATGTCAGTACACCGTTTAAATTTGATTTCACTATATTCAAAGGAAAATTTTTGTTGTTTTTCATAGTTATGCTAATATTTACACTTGGAAATAGCAGTGATGCATTTTTGATATTAAGAGCTCGTAACGTAGGCGTAAGTTCAGCCATGATACCTATTATCATTGCCATGTTTAACCTTTTTTATGCTTTACTGTCTGTGCCCAGCGGAATACTGTCTGACAAGATTGGAAGGGTTAATGTAATCAAAATTGGATGGTTAATTTATGCAGTTACTTATCTTGGATTTGCATTAGCCAGGGTGCCTTGGCATATATGGATTTTATATGCAATTTACGGTATTTATTATTCTACGACTGAAGGTGTAGCAAAGTCTCTTGTTGCGCATCTTGTAGATGAAAATAATAGAGGAACAGCTTTTGGATTGTACAATGCTTCTATTGGTATCCTTGCACTGCCTGCCAGTTTTATTGCTGGGTATCTGTGGGATAAAGTTGCACCTTCCGCTCCATTTTATTTTGGCGCTGGATGCTCAATATTAGCTGTAATTTTTATAACTATATTTAGAATAGAAAAGTAA
- the polX gene encoding DNA polymerase/3'-5' exonuclease PolX gives MDKKTVTDILNEIGLLLELKGENPFKSRAYYNAARTIEVLDDDIEKLIKEDRLKDVKGIGDALNKKLTELITTGRLEYYENLKASIPEGLIEMLKIPGLGPKKIKTLYDKLDIKTVGELEYACIENRLVELPGFGEKTQKKILEGIQFIKQFSGKHLFMDAYLEATSLKQYLVDSGLTIRCEIAGSLRRRKETVKDIDILATCDNPEKLMDVFTKYEGIRDIVAKGETKTSVILKSGINVDLRVVKDEEFPYALHHFTGSKEHNTAMRHRAKQMGIKMNEYGLFKDDLLVKCYDEDDIFKSLALQYIPPELRENMGEIEAAEKGLLPILIDEKDIKGVFHVHTIYSDGANTISEMVNAARDCGYKIIGITDHSKSAFYANGLKEEDVLRQLDEIDELNNKYSDIKILKGIESDILKDGSLDYDEDILRRLDFVIASVHSNFKMTKDDMTERIIKAIKNKYTKIIGHLTGRLLLARDGYDIDVYKIIDSVAEYGKIIEINASPYRLDLDWRYIKYAKEKGVKFAICPDAHRIEGLDDMKYGIGIARKGWLEAKDVINTYEYDELKKVLK, from the coding sequence ATGGATAAGAAAACTGTTACCGATATACTTAATGAAATAGGGCTTTTATTAGAATTAAAAGGTGAAAATCCTTTTAAGTCGAGAGCGTATTATAATGCTGCCCGTACAATAGAAGTTCTTGACGACGATATTGAGAAATTAATAAAAGAAGATAGATTAAAAGATGTGAAGGGTATAGGTGATGCGCTTAATAAAAAGCTTACAGAGCTTATTACTACAGGCAGACTTGAATACTATGAAAATCTTAAAGCATCGATACCTGAAGGCTTAATTGAGATGTTGAAAATACCAGGTCTTGGACCTAAAAAGATAAAAACATTGTATGACAAATTGGATATAAAGACGGTTGGTGAATTGGAATATGCCTGTATTGAAAATAGACTTGTTGAATTACCTGGATTTGGTGAAAAAACACAGAAAAAAATCCTTGAAGGTATACAATTTATAAAACAGTTTAGTGGTAAGCATCTATTTATGGATGCATATTTAGAGGCCACATCATTAAAACAATATCTTGTTGATAGTGGATTGACAATAAGATGCGAGATTGCGGGAAGTTTAAGGCGAAGAAAAGAAACGGTGAAAGACATAGATATTCTTGCTACGTGTGACAATCCTGAGAAGCTAATGGACGTATTTACAAAATATGAAGGTATAAGGGATATTGTTGCCAAGGGAGAAACCAAGACTAGCGTAATATTGAAATCTGGCATAAATGTAGACTTAAGGGTTGTTAAAGATGAGGAATTTCCATATGCATTGCACCATTTTACCGGTAGCAAAGAGCACAATACAGCTATGAGGCATAGGGCAAAGCAAATGGGAATAAAAATGAATGAATATGGACTATTTAAAGATGATTTGCTTGTTAAATGCTATGATGAAGACGACATATTTAAAAGTTTAGCTCTTCAATATATTCCACCGGAACTTCGAGAGAATATGGGTGAAATTGAAGCAGCAGAAAAAGGATTACTTCCCATATTAATAGATGAAAAAGACATCAAAGGGGTTTTTCATGTACATACGATATACAGCGATGGTGCAAATACAATTTCTGAAATGGTGAATGCTGCACGAGATTGCGGTTATAAAATTATTGGTATTACAGATCACAGTAAATCTGCATTTTATGCAAATGGACTTAAAGAAGAAGATGTTTTAAGGCAATTGGATGAAATTGATGAATTGAATAACAAGTATAGTGATATAAAAATATTAAAAGGCATAGAATCTGATATATTAAAAGATGGTTCACTTGATTATGACGAAGATATATTGAGAAGACTTGACTTTGTCATCGCATCTGTTCATTCTAACTTTAAAATGACTAAAGACGACATGACAGAGAGAATAATAAAAGCTATAAAAAATAAATACACAAAAATCATTGGACATCTAACAGGGAGACTTCTCCTTGCAAGAGACGGTTATGACATTGACGTGTATAAAATTATAGATAGTGTTGCTGAATACGGGAAAATAATTGAAATAAATGCAAGTCCATACAGGCTTGATTTGGATTGGAGATATATAAAATATGCAAAAGAAAAAGGTGTAAAATTTGCAATTTGCCCAGATGCACATAGGATAGAAGGACTTGATGATATGAAATATGGCATCGGCATTGCACGTAAAGGTTGGCTTGAAGCGAAAGATGTGATAAATACGTATGAATATGACGAATTAAAGAAGGTTTTAAAATAA
- a CDS encoding homocysteine synthase, translating into MSEERKLKFDTLQVHAGQEPDPTTGAVAVPIYQTSSYIFKDTEHAASLFSLKEPGNIYTRIMNPTNDVFEKRIAALEGGVGAVATASGSAAITYSILNIASAGDEIVSASTLYGGTYNLFALTLPKLGIKTTFVDPDDPENFRKAITDKTKALYIETIGNPGINIPDFEVIAKIAHENKIPLIVDNTFATPYLFRPFEYGADIVVHSATKFIGGHGTSIGGVIVDSGKFDWAGSGRFPEFVEPDPSYHGIKYVESFGPAAYITKLRVQLLRDTGASLSPFNAFLFLQGLETLSLRVQRHVENAQKVAEFLASNPNVTWVNYPGLKENKYHELAKKYLPKGAGAILTFGIKGGINAGIKFINSLELFSLLANVGDAKSLVIHPASTTHSQLSEEELSLAGVTPDQIRLSIGIEDIDDILYDLDQALKKAAE; encoded by the coding sequence ATGAGTGAAGAAAGAAAATTAAAATTTGACACATTGCAGGTGCATGCGGGGCAAGAACCAGATCCAACTACAGGTGCAGTGGCAGTGCCAATTTATCAAACATCGTCATATATATTTAAAGATACTGAACATGCCGCTTCTTTATTTAGCCTTAAAGAACCAGGTAATATTTATACAAGAATTATGAATCCCACCAATGATGTATTTGAAAAGAGAATAGCAGCCTTAGAAGGTGGTGTTGGTGCTGTTGCGACAGCTTCTGGCTCTGCTGCTATAACATACTCGATTTTAAATATAGCAAGTGCAGGTGATGAAATAGTATCTGCCAGCACATTATACGGAGGAACATACAATCTTTTCGCTTTAACGTTGCCTAAACTTGGCATTAAAACGACATTTGTAGATCCAGATGATCCAGAAAATTTCAGAAAAGCAATAACAGACAAAACAAAGGCATTGTATATAGAGACGATAGGAAATCCCGGGATAAATATACCTGATTTTGAGGTTATAGCAAAAATAGCCCATGAGAATAAAATACCGCTAATTGTAGACAACACATTTGCAACGCCATATCTCTTCCGTCCGTTTGAATACGGGGCAGATATAGTAGTACATTCAGCGACAAAATTTATAGGAGGCCACGGAACATCAATAGGCGGAGTAATAGTAGATTCAGGAAAATTTGATTGGGCAGGAAGCGGAAGATTCCCTGAATTTGTAGAGCCAGATCCCAGCTATCATGGAATCAAATATGTTGAATCATTTGGACCTGCCGCATATATCACAAAACTGAGAGTACAGCTTTTAAGAGATACTGGTGCATCTTTAAGTCCATTCAATGCATTTTTATTTTTACAAGGATTAGAGACTTTGTCATTAAGAGTCCAAAGACATGTGGAAAATGCACAAAAAGTAGCAGAATTCTTAGCAAGCAATCCCAATGTGACGTGGGTAAACTATCCTGGACTTAAAGAAAACAAATACCATGAGCTTGCAAAGAAATACCTGCCGAAGGGTGCAGGAGCGATATTGACATTTGGAATAAAAGGTGGAATAAATGCTGGAATCAAATTCATAAACAGCCTTGAATTATTCTCATTGCTGGCCAATGTTGGTGACGCAAAGTCTTTGGTAATTCATCCAGCAAGCACGACACATTCGCAATTAAGCGAAGAAGAATTATCATTAGCAGGTGTAACCCCTGACCAAATAAGACTTTCAATAGGCATAGAAGACATCGACGACATATTGTATGACCTTGATCAAGCACTTAAAAAAGCAGCAGAATAA
- a CDS encoding Nramp family divalent metal transporter: MPLNENEHTLSHEFEGSKKNKSTILLLLATIGPGLTVMLADTDAGSIITSAQSGARWGYSLLWLQFLLIPILYFVQELTTRIGITTGKGHGELIKEKFGAGWAWFSVLTLVVSAIGALVTEFSGIASVGLLFGIPKWISISLASISLILITGFGRYTIVERIAIFIGLFELSFIPAVILAHPDTSSIINGIIGQKPFYDESYRLLIAANVGAVIMPWMIFYQQGAVIDKKLTEKSIRFSRIDTAVGSVVTQIIMAVVLVLTAATIGRINPNVSLTNIQQIADSLIPFVGQVGGKILFSAGIIGASLIAAVVVSLATSWSLGEVMDFKRSLNSSWKEAPIFYGLYAAGIIVSAIIVLSGVPLVTLTISVEIMNSLLLPIVLGFLIALGWKALPEKYKLKNWEKIVLAIIYLLVCSLGILTLFQI; the protein is encoded by the coding sequence ATGCCTTTGAACGAAAACGAACATACACTATCTCATGAATTTGAAGGATCAAAAAAGAATAAATCTACTATTCTATTACTACTTGCAACAATAGGCCCAGGGCTTACTGTTATGTTAGCAGATACTGATGCAGGATCTATTATAACATCGGCACAGTCGGGTGCTAGATGGGGTTATAGCTTGTTGTGGCTGCAATTTTTGCTTATTCCAATTTTATATTTTGTGCAGGAGCTTACAACACGTATTGGAATAACGACTGGTAAAGGGCATGGCGAATTGATCAAGGAAAAGTTTGGTGCAGGTTGGGCATGGTTTTCAGTTTTAACACTTGTGGTTTCTGCTATAGGTGCTTTAGTCACAGAATTTTCTGGTATTGCCAGTGTTGGCTTATTGTTTGGCATACCAAAGTGGATAAGCATATCACTTGCATCAATCTCCTTAATATTAATAACAGGCTTTGGACGTTATACTATTGTTGAACGCATAGCTATATTTATCGGATTATTTGAACTAAGCTTTATACCAGCGGTTATACTAGCACATCCCGATACTTCGTCAATAATAAATGGGATTATCGGACAGAAGCCTTTCTACGATGAATCTTATAGGCTTCTTATAGCAGCCAATGTTGGAGCCGTAATAATGCCTTGGATGATATTTTACCAACAAGGCGCTGTGATAGACAAAAAATTAACAGAAAAATCGATAAGGTTTAGCCGCATTGATACTGCTGTCGGTTCAGTTGTAACTCAGATAATCATGGCGGTTGTACTTGTATTAACGGCTGCCACTATTGGACGGATAAATCCAAATGTTTCACTTACGAATATTCAGCAGATTGCTGATTCACTTATACCATTTGTAGGTCAGGTTGGTGGCAAAATCTTATTTTCAGCAGGTATTATCGGTGCTTCTTTGATAGCAGCTGTTGTTGTTTCATTGGCAACTTCATGGTCGTTAGGTGAAGTTATGGATTTTAAGCGAAGCCTTAATTCATCATGGAAAGAAGCTCCGATATTTTATGGATTATATGCTGCAGGTATTATTGTTTCCGCCATTATCGTCTTATCAGGAGTACCCCTTGTAACATTGACAATTTCAGTTGAAATAATGAATTCATTGCTTTTGCCAATTGTCCTCGGATTTTTGATAGCGCTTGGATGGAAGGCATTACCTGAAAAATATAAATTAAAAAATTGGGAAAAAATCGTACTTGCGATAATATATTTACTTGTATGTTCTTTGGGAATTCTCACGTTGTTTCAGATATGA